The following is a genomic window from Paenibacillus thiaminolyticus.
CAAGAGGGGTCGCTGCAAAAGTAAAGCTGGGCATCACCGCATATTTGCCCCGGGGCCGCTTGCTTTGCGAAATCGCAAGCATCAGCCCGAGAGTAGCGTTATGCACCGTCACGGCCGCACCGATGCCGCCGAACATTCGGGCAATCACGCGCGTTTCAAACAGATGATTTAAGGGTCCGTAATTGGAGTAAATCCGGCTAGCTTCTATTTTTTCAAAATAAGAAAGCAACCGCTCCTTTTTGACTAAATTCGGCCGCAAGAACGGAATTTCATACATAAGGCAACCTCTTCTCACTGGAATCCTTTTTCCAATCAATGTGTATACCTTAGAGTATGAAACCCATGAATGGGGGGAACGGCGAATACCTGACTCTCCAATTATCGCAAACCTCACTCTATCGTATTCAAGATTGTATCGATCCGCTCAATGTCTGCTGCAAATTGCGGATATCCCTGCACGCGTACGCGGTAAGCAAGAAGGGCGGTTTTGTACAACTCCTCCGTGTCCAGAAACCCCTCCTCTCTGGAGGCGATCGCGATATCGAGCCATTCGCTGAACGCTTTAAAGCCAAGCACGCTGTTGTTTTGGCTGGCATGTAATCGAAAATAGCTGAGCGCTTCCGGAATATAAACCGCTTTTCCTTTGGACAAGAGCGATAACCAGGCAGCCATATCGTTGATCAGCGAGTATTGCTTTCCCCGGTACACTCCGAACGGTTCGGTAAGGTCTGCTTTTTTAAACAATACGGTCGTCGGTTCGCCGATCACATTTAAGCAACGGGTTAATGCGATGTTCCCCAGCGTTTGTCCATCCATCACTCTTGTCTCTTCATAGAGTCTGACCGTTGCGGCGATAGGGGGAAGAAAGCTCCCCGATTCATTCATGGTTTGCCGGTAGGACGTAACTAGCGTGATGTTTTCGAATTCGTTAAAAAAGAAAAGCATTTTAGAGATCTTTTCTTTATGAAATACGTCGTCATCCATCAAGTAATTGATATATTCCCCCGAGGCCAGGTCGAAGCATTTGTGCCAGTTTTCAAGAAACAGGTTTTTCTCGTTTTTATGGTATTTAATCTGGGGATAAGACGGCAGATAAGCCGCTTCCAGCATTTGTTGCACTTCGTTATTGGAGCTGTCGTCGCAAATGACGATTTCGATATTCGGGTAGGTTTGTTCAAGTACGCTGTCGATGGCGATTTTTAACGTATGGGGCCGGTTATAAGCAGGAATCACGACACTAACCAACGGATGTTCCAAGATAACTCCACCTTTCTTAGAAATGAGTTGTGTCCGTCATTGTACGAAAGGATTGTTACCTCTCAAACTATGCGGTCTCAAGCGAATTGTGCGTTCATATAAGGCTTTTGGGTGGACAAATAGGAGAGCAGCGGAATACACTGCGTATGTGAAAGAAGAGAATAGATCGACACTTGGGCTCCAGCTTGTGTTCGACATGTGAGAAAGGGGAATCAACTCTTGTCATCGGACTTCATTCCTTTATTGACGGTTCATCTGTTTTTGACAGACAAGATTTCGAAAGATAAATTGAAAGAACCAATCTTGGGGTTGGAAGAAAACCACATCACCGTAAAAATGTATGGGCCTGATGATCCATTAGTCGGTGCCGGCCCCCGGAAGCCGCGTGTCTATGTGTCCATCGGAGATGATTGGGAGCCTTTTGCAACCCTAAGATCGCTGCCTATTCAGGAAAAAAAACGTTGGCTGCACTTCCATTCTCCGGACGAATTGGAATCGCATAAATTGTTTTACTGCTGGATCAGAGCGACGGATCCTCTCCCCGAAAACAAAGCCGTTCCTCCTGCCCGTTTTTCTTCCGATACGCCTCTCATATCCGTGTTCACGGCCAGCTACAGGTCAAAAGAAAGAATTCAACGTCCTTATCGATCGCTTGTAAATCAAACTTACCCGAACTGGGAATGGGTCATTGTGGACGATTCCGGAGATAACGAGGAGACTTACAAGAATGACTTGCTTCCTTTAAAAGACCCTCGCGTGCGCAGATATCGCCAGGATTCCCGCAATGGCTATATTGGGGCGCTCAAAAGGTATGCCGCAGGTCTTTGTACAGGGGAAATCTTAGTAGAGGTGGATCATGACGACGACCTGATGCCCGATTGCCTGGAGAAGATCGTTCGAACATTTCAGGAAAATCCCGAATGCGGCTTTGTGTACGGGGATTGCACCGAGGTGTACGCAGAGAACCTTCATGCGCATTGGTACGGCTGGGATTGCGGTTTTGGATACAGCGTATCTTATCGGGTATGGCTGCGTGAAATGAACCGCTGGCAAAATGCGCAGAGGCATACGACGATCAACGGCAATACCGTACGCCACTTGGTCGGGCTGCCGAATCATCCCCGCGCATGGTCCCGGGATTGTTATCATCTGGTCGGGGGTCATCGCGATGAGTTGCTGGTGGCCGATGATTACGACATGCTGATTCGGACGTTTCTTTGTTCCAAGTTCGCGGCCGTTCCCGATTTACTCTATATCCAATATCGGAACGAACGAGGAAACAACACCACTTTCCTAAGAAATAAGCAGATTCAGATCTTGGTCAGAGAACTGGAACGGGTATACCACGATAGAATTCATTCGAGGCTGACCGAGCTGGAGCTGCCGGAGCATCTGCCGTACTGCCGCATATGGGAGACCTCCGTACACGATCCCGCCCGCAAAACGGCTCATGTCATTCATGAAGATACTTCCCGAGTTGCGATATTGTTCCCGATTCCTTACTCTCATCCGGAAACGGAGCATACTCAATTAAGAAAAGTCTTCCAAAGGGGGATGGAGTTGGGCTTTAAGAACACCGAGGTTATCGTTGTGGGCCGTATCCCCAAGGAAGTGGAGTTTTTCGCTTCCCAAGCGCCTGCAGGGGCGATCCGCTGGTGGCCGATGGAACCGGACGATTCATTGGAGACTTGTATCCAATATGCGAAGTATTGCGCATCCTGTAAAGAGAAAGTGGTTGTGATGCCTTAAAAGGCCGGGCAATATATGAAGTATACCCCTTAGAATGGACATTGGATAAGCCCCCTGGTTAATCCGATGATTTCTAAGGGGTGCTATTTTTATGGCGAGAAAAGGACTGAAGTATCTACATGAGATGCAGGTGTGTCATAAAGACAGTTACCCTAGAATTTGGATGCATTATACGGTAAAATACAAGGTGGAAAAAGCTGAGAGGAGTGAATGATCAATGCTAAACAAGGTGGTTATCATTTAAATCTCTAGTAGAAGGACGGTGCACAGAGAGATTGCAAACCAAAGAAAATATTTTGACTTATAACGAAGTTGTTTCAATCAGCGAGACCTATTTACTTGCAGTAGTATCAGAATTGTTCGGGTTAGAAGGA
Proteins encoded in this region:
- a CDS encoding glycosyltransferase family 2 protein yields the protein MEHPLVSVVIPAYNRPHTLKIAIDSVLEQTYPNIEIVICDDSSNNEVQQMLEAAYLPSYPQIKYHKNEKNLFLENWHKCFDLASGEYINYLMDDDVFHKEKISKMLFFFNEFENITLVTSYRQTMNESGSFLPPIAATVRLYEETRVMDGQTLGNIALTRCLNVIGEPTTVLFKKADLTEPFGVYRGKQYSLINDMAAWLSLLSKGKAVYIPEALSYFRLHASQNNSVLGFKAFSEWLDIAIASREEGFLDTEELYKTALLAYRVRVQGYPQFAADIERIDTILNTIE
- a CDS encoding glycosyltransferase encodes the protein MSSDFIPLLTVHLFLTDKISKDKLKEPILGLEENHITVKMYGPDDPLVGAGPRKPRVYVSIGDDWEPFATLRSLPIQEKKRWLHFHSPDELESHKLFYCWIRATDPLPENKAVPPARFSSDTPLISVFTASYRSKERIQRPYRSLVNQTYPNWEWVIVDDSGDNEETYKNDLLPLKDPRVRRYRQDSRNGYIGALKRYAAGLCTGEILVEVDHDDDLMPDCLEKIVRTFQENPECGFVYGDCTEVYAENLHAHWYGWDCGFGYSVSYRVWLREMNRWQNAQRHTTINGNTVRHLVGLPNHPRAWSRDCYHLVGGHRDELLVADDYDMLIRTFLCSKFAAVPDLLYIQYRNERGNNTTFLRNKQIQILVRELERVYHDRIHSRLTELELPEHLPYCRIWETSVHDPARKTAHVIHEDTSRVAILFPIPYSHPETEHTQLRKVFQRGMELGFKNTEVIVVGRIPKEVEFFASQAPAGAIRWWPMEPDDSLETCIQYAKYCASCKEKVVVMP